The following coding sequences lie in one Gloeomargarita sp. SKYB120 genomic window:
- a CDS encoding CBS domain-containing protein, producing the protein MTKTVAEAMTPDPVVVYPQTPIEEAIQILAERGFSGLPVVNERHQLVGVLSTLDILHRQEGIRPPLYFWFMDAVIWLENPQHYRQELHKVLGPTVGDVMTPHPISIHPEEPLTVAAHKMHQHNVRRLPVVNSENRVVGILTRGDIVRCLAEEIAAETNP; encoded by the coding sequence ATGACCAAAACCGTTGCCGAAGCCATGACGCCTGACCCGGTGGTGGTCTATCCCCAAACCCCGATTGAGGAGGCCATCCAAATCCTGGCGGAACGGGGGTTTAGCGGCCTACCCGTGGTCAATGAGCGGCATCAACTGGTCGGTGTCTTGTCCACCTTGGATATTCTCCACCGGCAAGAGGGGATTCGCCCGCCCCTTTATTTCTGGTTCATGGACGCCGTGATCTGGCTGGAAAACCCGCAGCATTATCGCCAGGAACTGCACAAAGTGTTAGGGCCGACGGTTGGCGATGTGATGACTCCCCATCCCATCAGCATTCATCCTGAAGAACCCCTGACGGTGGCGGCCCATAAAATGCACCAGCACAACGTCCGCCGCTTACCCGTGGTGAACTCGGAAAATCGGGTCGTGGGTATCCTGACGCGAGGGGATATTGTGCGCTGTTTAGCTGAGGAAATTGCCGCCGAGACCAATCCGTGA
- the cbiD gene encoding cobalt-precorrin-5B (C(1))-methyltransferase CbiD, with the protein MAEAGYTLPVFACASAVAAWHYLRTQEIPDTVQLDLLNPPTTAEIPIEQVVPLSRGGALAMTRSQPGDNLDLTRNTPVWALVTWGESADEPLTLVGGYGVGWHRETGQAAIYQYARRLLTHHLASDKPLRVEIILPQGRRLAERTSNAAFGVVEGLALLGTSGIAHPVSAPEQLEQFRDELRRKAPQGEVVFCIGENGLDLARSWHIPDDYLVKTGNWLGPLLVEASLLAVQTVTLLGYHGKLLKLAGGIFHTHHHLADARLEILAACALRAGLPTPVLQKLLTQPTVDAAMHYLNQVQPLQMRALYDIILAQIRHRTQSYIHAHGGQPLGLEVILFNRERQVVAQTPGAKRWFNLR; encoded by the coding sequence ATGGCTGAAGCCGGTTACACCCTACCCGTATTTGCCTGCGCCAGTGCCGTCGCCGCCTGGCATTACCTGCGCACCCAGGAAATCCCAGACACGGTGCAATTGGATTTACTGAACCCACCGACGACAGCGGAAATTCCCATTGAACAGGTGGTGCCTTTGTCCAGGGGTGGGGCGCTGGCCATGACTCGTTCGCAACCTGGCGACAATCTGGACTTGACCCGCAACACGCCAGTGTGGGCGCTGGTCACCTGGGGCGAATCGGCTGACGAACCCTTGACCTTGGTTGGAGGCTACGGCGTGGGGTGGCACCGCGAGACTGGACAAGCCGCGATTTATCAGTATGCGCGCCGTCTCTTGACCCACCATCTCGCCAGCGACAAGCCCTTGCGTGTAGAAATCATCTTGCCCCAGGGCCGGCGCCTGGCGGAACGCACGTCCAATGCAGCGTTTGGTGTAGTGGAAGGGTTGGCTCTCCTGGGAACCAGCGGCATTGCCCATCCCGTAAGCGCGCCGGAACAACTAGAGCAATTTCGGGACGAACTGCGCCGGAAAGCACCCCAGGGGGAGGTCGTCTTTTGCATTGGGGAAAATGGTCTCGACCTGGCCCGCTCGTGGCACATTCCCGATGACTACCTGGTGAAAACGGGCAACTGGTTGGGGCCATTGCTGGTGGAAGCGTCACTGCTGGCTGTGCAAACCGTCACCCTACTTGGTTACCACGGCAAGCTCCTGAAACTCGCAGGCGGCATTTTCCACACCCACCACCATCTCGCCGATGCGCGTTTGGAAATTCTGGCGGCTTGCGCGTTACGGGCCGGTTTGCCGACGCCAGTGTTGCAAAAACTATTGACGCAACCGACGGTGGACGCCGCCATGCACTACCTGAACCAGGTGCAGCCGTTGCAGATGCGGGCGTTGTACGACATCATCCTGGCCCAAATCCGCCACCGCACCCAGAGCTACATCCACGCCCACGGCGGCCAACCCTTGGGATTGGAAGTCATCTTGTTCAACCGCGAGCGGCAAGTGGTGGCCCAGACGCCTGGGGCAAAGCGGTGGTTCAACCTGCGCTAA